From a single Brassica napus cultivar Da-Ae chromosome C9, Da-Ae, whole genome shotgun sequence genomic region:
- the LOC106383388 gene encoding uncharacterized protein LOC106383388: MDSQEEVEWCDKEKRNGNDVRFSLVDFVKEGQHFISKTLLKAAFEICAMKHNFDYKLVKSDKKVWYIHCADDDCSWRVRAEGLPGSSYFIIKKYVPNHSCALSKRKGSVRTASAKTIGTLIMHMYETTKEGPRSNDIVQYMRSEHGVEISYSLAWDAREYAINKVKGLPEEAYEKIPKYLHMMREANPGSHTSYERDSKGRFRFLFISFGQSLRGFYVAIRKVIVVDGTFLKSKYKGVLLVATALDGNSNLYPIAFGVVDSENDLAWNWFMRQLNAVIADEHSLAFVSDRNSSIADS; this comes from the coding sequence ATGGATTCACAAGAAGAGGTTGAATGGTGTGACAAAGAGAAGAGGAATGGAAATGATGTGCGATTTTCTTTGGTGGATTTTGTGAAGGAGGGTCAACATTTTATTTCGAAAACACTTTTGAAGGCAGCATTCGAAATATGTGCAATGAAACATAATTTCGACTATAAGCTTGTCAAATCGGATAAAAAAGTGTGGTACATTCATTGCGCAGATGATGATTGCAGCTGGCGTGTTCGTGCAGAGGGCTTACCTGGTTCatcttattttatcatcaaaaagTATGTACCCAATCATTCATGTGCTCTATCCAAAAGGAAGGGTTCTGTTCGGACAGCTTCAGCAAAAACAATTGGTACTCTGATTATGCATATGTATGAAACTACTAAAGAAGGGCCGAGATCTAATGATATAGTCCAGTATATGCGTTCAGAACATGGAGTTGAGATATCCTATTCTTTGGCATGGGATGCACGTGAGTATGCAATCAACAAAGTGAAAGGCCTTCCAGAGGAAGCCTATGAAAAAATTCCTAAATACTTGCACATGATGAGGGAAGCTAATCCAGGGTCACACACGTCTTATGAAAGGGATTCTAAAGGGAGATTCAGATTCCTCTTCATCTCCTTTGGTCAGAGTCTTCGCGGTTTCTATGTTGCAATTCGGAAAGTTATTGTTGTGGATGGGACGTTCTTGAAGAGCAAATACAAAGGGGTATTACTGGTTGCTACTGCATTAGATGGAAACTCAAATTTATATCCTATTGCATTTGGAGTTGTCGACTCAGAGAACGACCTTGCGTGGAACTGGTTTATGAGACAACTTAATGCGGTCATTGCTGACGAGCATAGTTTAGCTTTTGTGTCTGATAGGAATTCCTCGATTGCCGACTCTTAG